One Bradyrhizobium manausense DNA segment encodes these proteins:
- a CDS encoding YcjF family protein, whose translation MNDRSQQRRPATFRLDNPDVVVTEADETSRLSRATIQITPEHDPQALPAPIETALPARRGFPWGALFWSGVAGLTLLGTGLGVVHLIEDLFARSESLGFVGLALALVTTLALAVVIGREAFGLARLATIEKLHRRAAEVLASDDRKESRAIVQDLIAIAHQNPQLARARAALESHTGEIIDGADMIRLAERELMSPLDAEARRLVSSAAQRVSIVTAVSPRALFDVLFVFVASLRLIRQLARLYGGRPGALGMIRLLRHVIAHLAITGGMAASDSLVQQMLGHGIAAKLSQRLGEGMLNGLLTARLGLAAIDVTRPLPFAALPPPKLSDLATDLLRKKEEEE comes from the coding sequence ATGAACGACCGATCCCAACAGCGGCGGCCGGCAACGTTCCGGCTCGACAATCCCGATGTCGTCGTGACCGAAGCCGACGAAACCAGCCGGCTCAGCCGCGCCACCATTCAGATCACGCCGGAACACGATCCTCAGGCGCTGCCGGCGCCGATTGAAACAGCGCTCCCCGCACGGCGCGGCTTTCCCTGGGGCGCGCTGTTCTGGTCCGGCGTTGCCGGCCTGACGCTGCTCGGCACCGGGCTCGGCGTCGTGCATCTGATCGAGGATCTGTTTGCGCGCAGCGAGAGCCTCGGCTTCGTCGGGCTCGCACTCGCCCTGGTCACCACGCTGGCGCTCGCAGTCGTGATCGGGCGCGAGGCGTTTGGCCTCGCACGCCTCGCGACGATCGAGAAGCTGCATCGGCGGGCCGCCGAGGTACTCGCCAGCGATGATCGCAAGGAGAGCCGCGCCATCGTGCAGGACCTGATCGCGATCGCGCACCAGAACCCGCAGCTCGCGCGCGCCCGTGCCGCGCTCGAAAGCCACACCGGCGAGATCATCGACGGCGCCGACATGATCCGGCTCGCCGAGCGCGAATTGATGTCGCCGCTGGATGCGGAGGCGCGGCGGCTAGTGTCGTCGGCCGCGCAGCGGGTCTCGATCGTCACGGCAGTGTCGCCGCGCGCGCTGTTCGACGTGCTGTTCGTGTTCGTGGCTTCGCTGCGCCTGATCCGCCAGCTCGCCCGCCTCTATGGCGGCCGCCCCGGCGCGCTCGGCATGATCCGCCTGCTCCGCCACGTCATCGCCCATCTCGCCATCACCGGCGGCATGGCCGCGAGCGACAGCCTGGTGCAGCAGATGCTCGGGCACGGGATTGCAGCAAAGCTGTCGCAGCGGCTGGGTGAAGGCATGCTCAACGGACTGCTGACGGCGCGGCTTGGACTGGCCGCGATCGACGTCACCAGGCCGCTGCCGTTCGCAGCCCTGCCGCCGCCAAAACTGTCGGATCTCGCAACGGATCTGCTGCGGAAGAAAGAAGAAGAGGAGTAA
- a CDS encoding glycosyltransferase family 39 protein — MAVLVIAAMTAMRIVYASAIELRTDEAYYWTWSKETTLSFLDHPPGIAWLIRFGTAIFGDTVLGVRFGGIVAMLVTQLLLADIVRRLTHDVRAIVVAVLMPEAALYYGLLMAKVAPDVVMIPFAVAMMWSLVRLVQSGDGRWWLAAGLFAGLSLLSKFTAIMFAPAVAAFLLVPDWRWRWLRSPYPYLAVLVAIATFSPVLIWNAQHDWASFRFQGVRATANYGISLRTIGDYIGLQFGLVGFVMLPVVLSGLVMTAWRGYRSREPVAILLSTAVLVPFLYFFLKSLTLRVGDTWPMFMWPVGFAAAAVNLVMLPKEGWSARTIRSSIFWVNTALVSGIAFVVIVFLYYVAAPWNFLGKMDPIGAEAGYDQVAARAQAALDETGATWIATTDYRTYAMMRWLFRGKVPVVEINERGRFQDFRDPGMDRIEGHAGIYIGRQPDDHSPLWEQIPATREPLGQVERRWRGVLIDTYTLDKLTGWTPELSPPKDSPLFQWRVLAGKFEKRSLT, encoded by the coding sequence ATGGCTGTGCTGGTGATCGCCGCGATGACGGCGATGCGTATCGTCTACGCCTCCGCAATCGAGCTTCGTACCGACGAGGCCTATTACTGGACCTGGTCAAAAGAGACGACGCTCAGTTTCCTCGATCATCCGCCCGGCATCGCCTGGCTCATCCGATTTGGTACCGCGATCTTCGGCGACACCGTGCTCGGCGTCCGCTTCGGCGGCATCGTCGCGATGCTGGTGACGCAGCTGTTGCTCGCCGACATCGTCCGCCGCCTCACTCACGATGTGCGCGCGATCGTGGTCGCGGTGCTGATGCCGGAGGCCGCGCTCTATTACGGCCTGTTGATGGCCAAGGTCGCGCCCGACGTCGTGATGATCCCGTTCGCGGTGGCGATGATGTGGTCGCTGGTGCGGCTCGTGCAAAGCGGCGACGGCCGCTGGTGGCTTGCGGCCGGGCTGTTCGCCGGCCTGTCGCTGCTGTCGAAATTCACCGCGATCATGTTTGCGCCTGCGGTCGCCGCGTTCCTGCTGGTGCCGGATTGGCGCTGGCGCTGGCTGCGCAGCCCCTATCCTTATCTCGCGGTATTGGTCGCCATCGCAACGTTCTCGCCGGTGCTGATCTGGAATGCGCAGCACGATTGGGCCTCGTTCCGATTCCAGGGCGTCCGCGCCACCGCCAATTACGGCATCTCGCTGCGGACCATCGGCGACTATATCGGCCTGCAATTCGGCCTCGTCGGCTTCGTCATGCTGCCGGTGGTGCTGTCGGGCCTCGTCATGACGGCGTGGCGCGGCTATCGCTCGCGCGAGCCGGTTGCGATCCTGCTGTCGACGGCGGTGCTGGTGCCGTTCCTCTACTTCTTCCTCAAGTCGCTGACGCTCAGGGTCGGCGACACCTGGCCGATGTTCATGTGGCCGGTTGGCTTCGCCGCCGCCGCCGTGAACCTGGTGATGCTGCCGAAAGAAGGCTGGTCGGCGCGGACGATCCGCTCGAGCATCTTCTGGGTGAACACGGCGCTGGTGTCGGGGATCGCCTTCGTCGTGATCGTGTTCCTCTATTATGTCGCAGCACCCTGGAATTTCCTCGGCAAGATGGATCCGATCGGCGCCGAGGCCGGTTACGACCAGGTCGCCGCGCGCGCACAGGCCGCGCTGGACGAGACCGGCGCGACCTGGATCGCGACCACGGATTACCGCACCTACGCCATGATGCGCTGGCTGTTCCGCGGTAAGGTGCCCGTGGTCGAAATCAACGAGCGCGGCCGCTTCCAGGATTTCCGCGATCCAGGCATGGACCGGATCGAGGGGCACGCCGGCATCTATATCGGTCGCCAGCCCGACGATCATTCGCCGCTATGGGAGCAGATCCCCGCCACGCGCGAGCCGCTCGGCCAGGTCGAGCGTCGCTGGCGCGGCGTCCTGATCGATACCTACACGCTCGACAAGCTGACCGGATGGACCCCCGAGCTCTCCCCGCCAAAGGACTCGCCGCTGTTCCAGTGGCGCGTGCTGGCCGGCAAGTTCGAGAAGCGCTCGCTCACCTAG
- a CDS encoding adenylate/guanylate cyclase domain-containing protein produces the protein MAATALSRLPELIRSTSARQVRLVCGVILFSYVVSHFLNHALGNISVDAMQIGVYYHTVFWQFLPVAIVFYGAALTHMGLGVYALYQRRQFRWRTIEPLQLVLGLSIPALVMAHVIGVRLGQTLYGHEKLYPQELYLFFVVAPGRLWTMTILLIIAWVHGCIGIFFWLRLKPFFTRAAPYLLAAAVLIPTLALLGIYQGGRSVAAESDDGEWRTHNFTQTQVGTVAEADTLDRITGALTISYIALLGLVLLGRGVRGWRERRGGMIALSYGNGKTVRVPKGLSVLEASLRHNVPHASVCGGRARCSTCRIRIIGDHDALPAPSQREAFVLARVGTADPSIRLACQLRPNADLSLFQLFMPHMLSANAHASSPARIGQERYLVSLFVDMRGSTQLAEKRLPFDTVFIVNRFLGAVSQAVIENGGQPNQFVGDGMLALFGLASDPKEACRQALKAVAGIATHVDELNELLSHDLRQPIRFGIGVHGGEVIIGDIGYRDHIVFTALGDAVNVAARLQDMTKTLACEAIVSEEVRRTAGLHEDALPKQEVAIRGRDEPMVVRVITDTRTLSALIAGKERVAA, from the coding sequence ATGGCCGCGACCGCCCTTTCACGACTGCCCGAACTGATCCGCTCGACCAGCGCGCGGCAGGTCCGGCTGGTCTGCGGCGTCATCCTGTTCTCTTACGTGGTCAGCCATTTCCTCAACCATGCGCTCGGCAATATCTCGGTCGATGCCATGCAGATCGGGGTCTATTACCACACGGTGTTCTGGCAGTTCCTGCCCGTCGCGATCGTGTTTTATGGCGCGGCCCTGACCCATATGGGGCTCGGCGTCTACGCGCTGTATCAGCGCCGCCAGTTCCGCTGGCGGACGATCGAGCCGCTGCAACTCGTGCTGGGACTGAGCATCCCCGCGCTGGTGATGGCGCATGTGATCGGCGTGCGGCTCGGCCAGACGCTGTATGGGCACGAGAAGCTCTATCCGCAGGAGCTCTATCTGTTCTTCGTCGTGGCGCCCGGCCGGCTCTGGACGATGACGATCCTGCTCATCATCGCCTGGGTGCACGGCTGTATAGGCATCTTTTTCTGGCTCCGGCTGAAACCGTTCTTCACCCGCGCGGCGCCGTATTTGCTGGCAGCCGCCGTGCTGATCCCGACGCTGGCGCTGCTCGGCATCTACCAGGGTGGCCGCAGCGTCGCCGCCGAAAGCGATGACGGCGAGTGGCGCACGCATAATTTCACGCAAACTCAGGTCGGCACCGTCGCGGAAGCCGATACGCTCGATCGCATCACCGGCGCCCTCACCATCAGCTACATCGCCCTGCTCGGCCTGGTTCTGCTCGGACGCGGCGTGCGCGGCTGGCGCGAGCGGCGTGGCGGCATGATCGCGCTGTCCTACGGCAACGGCAAGACGGTGCGGGTGCCCAAGGGGCTGTCGGTGCTGGAAGCGAGCCTGCGCCACAACGTGCCGCATGCCAGCGTCTGCGGCGGCCGCGCCCGCTGCTCGACCTGCCGCATCCGCATCATCGGCGATCACGACGCCTTGCCCGCGCCGTCGCAGCGCGAGGCGTTCGTGCTGGCCCGCGTCGGCACCGCCGATCCCTCGATCCGGCTGGCCTGCCAGTTGCGGCCGAACGCCGATCTCTCCTTATTCCAGCTGTTCATGCCGCACATGCTGTCCGCCAATGCGCATGCGTCCTCGCCGGCGAGAATCGGCCAGGAGCGCTATCTCGTCAGCCTGTTCGTGGACATGCGCGGATCGACCCAGCTTGCCGAGAAGCGGCTGCCGTTCGACACCGTCTTCATCGTCAACCGTTTCCTCGGTGCGGTGTCGCAGGCCGTGATCGAGAATGGCGGCCAGCCGAACCAGTTCGTCGGCGACGGCATGCTGGCGCTGTTCGGTCTCGCCAGCGATCCGAAGGAAGCCTGCCGGCAGGCGCTGAAGGCGGTGGCCGGCATCGCGACCCATGTGGACGAGCTCAACGAACTCCTGAGCCACGACCTGCGCCAGCCGATCCGCTTCGGCATCGGCGTCCACGGCGGTGAGGTCATCATCGGCGACATCGGCTACCGCGACCATATCGTCTTCACTGCGCTCGGCGATGCCGTGAACGTCGCCGCCCGCCTCCAGGACATGACCAAGACGCTGGCCTGCGAGGCCATCGTCTCTGAGGAGGTCCGCCGCACGGCCGGCCTTCACGAGGATGCGCTGCCGAAGCAGGAGGTCGCGATCCGCGGCCGCGACGAGCCGATGGTCGTGCGCGTCATCACCGACACCAGGACATTGTCCGCCCTCATCGCCGGCAAAGAGCGCGTCGCGGCGTAA
- a CDS encoding molybdopterin-dependent oxidoreductase: MFDRRDLLKGAGLAAMAATLNSTKALALDTVTLPIGNGERPLVKYPQKRPLIGLTSRPPQLETPFAVFNDGPITPNNAFFVRYHLADLPYNLDPDKFTLEIKGKVDKPLKLSLKDIRKMKATEIVAVNQCSGNSRGFFEPRVAGGQLANGAMGNARWRGVPLKAVLEMAGVQAGAKQVVFGGMDGPVSDKTPDFAKALDLAHATDGEVMLAYGMNGEDLPFLNGFPLRLIVPGYYGTYWVKHLNEITVVDTVYDGFWMKSAYRIPDTPDNSIAPGTAPKATIPINRFTIRSFITSVTDGAKLKAGRTTLRGFAFDSGKGIKDVSVSTDGGKTWTSAKLGKDLGNYSFREWKLPVKLASGQIELKVRATSNSGETQPDTPRWNPAGYLRNVVETVRVSVA, from the coding sequence ATGTTCGACCGACGCGACCTGCTCAAAGGAGCGGGCCTTGCCGCTATGGCGGCCACCCTGAATTCCACCAAAGCCCTGGCACTCGACACCGTCACCCTGCCCATCGGCAATGGCGAACGGCCGCTGGTGAAGTATCCGCAGAAGCGGCCGTTGATCGGGCTCACCAGCCGGCCGCCGCAGCTCGAGACGCCGTTTGCGGTGTTCAACGACGGTCCGATCACGCCGAACAATGCATTCTTCGTGCGCTATCACCTCGCCGACCTCCCCTACAATCTCGATCCCGACAAGTTCACGCTCGAGATCAAGGGCAAGGTCGACAAGCCGCTGAAGCTGTCGCTGAAGGACATCCGCAAGATGAAGGCGACCGAGATCGTCGCCGTCAACCAGTGCTCCGGCAACAGCCGCGGTTTCTTCGAACCACGCGTCGCCGGCGGTCAGCTCGCCAATGGCGCGATGGGCAATGCGCGCTGGCGCGGCGTGCCGCTGAAGGCGGTGCTGGAGATGGCGGGGGTGCAGGCCGGCGCCAAGCAGGTCGTGTTCGGCGGCATGGACGGCCCGGTCAGCGACAAGACGCCCGACTTCGCCAAGGCGCTCGACCTCGCCCATGCCACCGATGGCGAGGTGATGCTGGCCTACGGCATGAACGGCGAGGATTTGCCGTTCCTCAACGGCTTCCCGCTGCGCCTGATCGTTCCAGGCTATTACGGCACCTACTGGGTCAAGCATCTCAACGAGATCACCGTCGTCGATACCGTCTATGACGGCTTCTGGATGAAGTCGGCCTATCGTATTCCAGACACGCCGGACAATTCGATCGCGCCCGGCACCGCGCCGAAGGCGACGATCCCGATCAACCGCTTCACCATCCGCTCGTTCATCACCAGCGTGACTGATGGTGCCAAGCTGAAGGCGGGCCGCACGACGCTGCGCGGCTTCGCCTTCGACAGCGGCAAGGGCATCAAGGACGTCTCGGTCTCGACCGATGGCGGCAAGACCTGGACTTCCGCCAAGCTCGGCAAGGATCTCGGCAACTATTCGTTCCGCGAATGGAAGCTGCCGGTGAAGCTTGCGTCCGGGCAGATCGAACTCAAGGTCCGCGCCACCAGCAATTCCGGCGAGACGCAGCCGGACACGCCGCGCTGGAACCCGGCGGGCTATCTGCGCAACGTCGTCGAAACCGTCCGCGTCAGCGTGGCCTGA
- a CDS encoding cytochrome c: MQRTVLLAIPLAVAALMGSALAAPVNYKTPDETAAFKPGPNLEVVQGNCAACHSSDYIATQPPMKDKKAFWQAEVTKMIKVYGAPIDDADVSKIVDYLAATY, from the coding sequence ATGCAGCGCACCGTTCTCCTCGCCATCCCGCTTGCCGTCGCCGCGCTGATGGGGTCGGCCCTTGCCGCGCCGGTCAACTACAAGACGCCGGATGAGACAGCAGCCTTCAAGCCCGGGCCCAATCTCGAGGTCGTGCAGGGCAATTGCGCCGCCTGCCACTCGTCCGACTACATCGCCACGCAGCCGCCGATGAAGGACAAGAAAGCGTTCTGGCAGGCCGAGGTGACCAAGATGATCAAGGTCTATGGTGCGCCGATCGATGATGCCGACGTCTCCAAGATCGTGGACTATCTGGCCGCGACTTATTGA
- a CDS encoding cold-shock protein, which produces MAKGTVKWFNPTKGYGFIQPASGGKDVFVHISAVQKAGLSSLNEGQTVEYEEIANRGKTSAENLKV; this is translated from the coding sequence ATGGCTAAAGGTACGGTCAAGTGGTTCAACCCGACCAAGGGTTATGGATTTATCCAGCCTGCGTCGGGCGGCAAGGATGTGTTCGTGCATATCTCGGCAGTGCAGAAAGCCGGTCTGTCATCCCTGAACGAAGGACAGACGGTGGAATACGAAGAGATCGCAAACCGGGGCAAGACCTCAGCAGAGAACCTCAAAGTATAA
- a CDS encoding Lrp/AsnC ligand binding domain-containing protein, whose product MELDRIDRKILSILQEDGRIANVELAERIGLSPTSIGERLKRLQREGFVEGYGARLNPHRLGLGLLVFVEVLLDKTTPDNFERFARAVKLAPEVLECHMVAGGFDYLVKARLADMAAYRRFLGETLLAMPGVRETRTYAVMEEIKRDAPLPVG is encoded by the coding sequence ATGGAACTGGATCGCATCGACCGGAAAATCCTCTCGATTTTGCAGGAAGACGGGCGGATCGCCAATGTCGAACTCGCCGAGCGCATCGGGCTGTCGCCGACCTCGATCGGCGAGCGGCTGAAGCGCTTGCAACGCGAAGGCTTTGTCGAAGGTTATGGGGCGCGGCTCAACCCGCACCGGCTTGGGCTGGGCTTGCTCGTGTTCGTCGAGGTGCTGCTCGACAAGACCACGCCTGACAATTTCGAACGCTTTGCGCGCGCAGTGAAACTCGCACCTGAAGTGCTGGAGTGTCACATGGTTGCAGGCGGCTTCGACTATCTGGTGAAAGCGCGGCTGGCCGACATGGCGGCGTATCGGCGCTTTCTCGGCGAGACCCTGCTGGCAATGCCTGGCGTTCGCGAGACGCGCACCTATGCGGTGATGGAAGAGATCAAGCGCGACGCACCGTTGCCGGTGGGCTGA
- the putA gene encoding bifunctional proline dehydrogenase/L-glutamate gamma-semialdehyde dehydrogenase PutA yields the protein MPNIPPPFSAPYAPDDADIAARLVPSARLAPPQEARIDRTATRLIEAIRKRDDRLGGVEDMLREFALSTKEGLALMVLAEALLRVPDARTADQFIEDKLGEGDFIHHETKSTAFLVNASAWALGLSARVIQPGETPDGTIGRLVKRLGAPAVRTATRQAMRLMGNHFVLGETIEQALERGRPRSGQQPRYSFDMLGEGARTAADAKRYFDAYASAIETIGKAAGNHPLPDRPGISVKLSALHPRFEAISRDRVMSELVPQLLDLAQRAKAYDLNFTVDAEEADRLELSLDVIAATLADPSLKGWDGFGLAIQAYQKRASAVIDYIHELARAHDRKLMVRLVKGAYWDTEIKRAQERGLDGYPVFTRKAMTDSNYVACAAKLLGLRPRIFPQFATHNALTVATVLELASDSGGFEFQRLHGMGEALYEQLAKDHPEIAYRTYAPVGSHRDLLAYLVRRLLENGANSSFVAQASDYRVPVPALLKRPVDLIVRPDHAHHARIPLPGDLFAPERHNSAGIEFGERAALDRLLTEVKAATPDLKPVADATPEQTGTAITAARAGFAAWSRTPAATRAAALEQAAHLLEIRGAHFIALLQREGGKTLDDALSELREAADFCRYYAAQGRKLFGTETTMPGPTGESNALAMRGRGVFVAISPWNFPLAIFLGQVTAALMAGNSVVAKPAEQTPRIAREAMALLHEAGIPNSALHLVTGDGRIGAALTAHPDIAGVVFTGSTEVARHINRTLAAKDGPIVPLIAETGGINAMIADATALPEQVADDVVTSAFRSAGQRCSALRLLFVQEDVADRMIEMIAGAARELTIGNPANIATHVGPVIDVEAKQRLDAHIARMKGEAKLHFAGTAPEGCFVAPHIFELKDASQLAEEVFGPILHVVRYRAENLERVLQAIERTGYGLTLGVHSRIDDTVEAIIDRVQVGNIYVNRNMIGAVVGVQPFGGNRLSGTGPKAGGPHYLARFATEQTVTINTAAAGGNAALLAGEE from the coding sequence ATGCCGAACATCCCGCCGCCCTTCTCTGCCCCCTACGCGCCCGATGATGCCGACATCGCCGCGCGGCTCGTTCCATCCGCGCGTCTCGCCCCGCCGCAGGAAGCACGGATCGATCGCACCGCGACGCGGCTGATCGAGGCGATCCGCAAGCGCGATGATCGGCTCGGCGGGGTCGAGGACATGCTGCGCGAGTTCGCACTCTCGACCAAGGAAGGCCTCGCGCTGATGGTGCTGGCGGAAGCGCTGCTGCGCGTGCCGGATGCCCGCACCGCCGACCAGTTCATCGAGGACAAGCTCGGCGAGGGCGACTTCATCCATCACGAGACCAAGTCCACGGCGTTCCTGGTCAACGCCTCTGCCTGGGCGCTCGGCCTGTCGGCGCGGGTGATCCAGCCCGGCGAGACGCCTGATGGCACCATCGGGCGGCTGGTGAAGCGGCTGGGCGCGCCCGCGGTGCGTACCGCGACGCGCCAGGCGATGCGGCTGATGGGCAATCATTTCGTGCTGGGCGAGACCATCGAGCAGGCACTGGAGCGAGGCAGGCCGCGCTCCGGCCAGCAGCCGCGCTATTCGTTCGACATGCTCGGCGAAGGCGCGCGCACGGCGGCGGATGCGAAGCGCTATTTCGACGCTTATGCGAGCGCCATCGAGACCATCGGCAAGGCCGCGGGCAATCACCCCCTGCCCGACCGGCCCGGCATCTCCGTCAAACTCTCGGCACTGCATCCCCGCTTCGAGGCGATCAGCCGCGACCGCGTGATGTCCGAGCTCGTGCCGCAACTGCTGGACCTCGCGCAGCGCGCCAAGGCGTATGATCTCAACTTCACCGTCGACGCGGAGGAGGCCGACCGACTCGAGCTGTCGCTCGACGTGATCGCGGCAACGCTCGCCGATCCCTCGCTCAAGGGCTGGGACGGCTTCGGGCTTGCGATCCAGGCCTATCAGAAGCGCGCGAGCGCCGTGATCGACTACATCCACGAGCTGGCGCGCGCACATGACCGCAAGCTGATGGTGCGGCTGGTCAAGGGCGCCTATTGGGACACCGAGATCAAGCGCGCACAGGAGCGCGGCCTCGACGGCTATCCCGTGTTCACCCGCAAGGCGATGACGGATTCGAACTACGTCGCCTGCGCCGCGAAGCTTCTGGGCCTGCGCCCGCGCATCTTCCCGCAATTTGCGACCCACAACGCCCTCACCGTCGCAACCGTGCTGGAGTTGGCCTCCGACAGCGGCGGCTTCGAATTCCAGCGTCTGCATGGCATGGGCGAAGCGCTCTACGAGCAGCTTGCCAAGGATCACCCCGAGATCGCCTACCGCACCTACGCGCCGGTCGGCAGCCATCGCGACCTGCTCGCCTATCTGGTGCGGCGGCTGCTCGAAAACGGCGCCAACTCGTCCTTCGTGGCGCAGGCGTCGGACTATCGCGTCCCGGTCCCGGCGCTGTTGAAGCGTCCGGTTGATCTCATCGTCCGTCCCGATCACGCGCATCACGCCAGGATTCCGTTGCCAGGCGATCTGTTTGCGCCGGAGCGGCACAATTCTGCCGGTATCGAGTTCGGCGAGCGCGCGGCGCTCGACCGGTTGCTGACTGAGGTCAAGGCTGCGACGCCCGATCTCAAGCCGGTAGCAGACGCAACGCCGGAGCAGACAGGCACGGCGATCACGGCAGCACGCGCGGGCTTTGCCGCCTGGAGCCGGACGCCGGCGGCGACACGCGCGGCAGCGTTGGAGCAGGCCGCGCATCTCCTCGAGATTCGAGGCGCGCATTTCATCGCGCTGCTTCAGCGCGAAGGCGGCAAGACGCTCGACGACGCGCTCTCGGAGCTGCGCGAGGCCGCCGATTTCTGCCGCTATTATGCCGCGCAGGGCCGAAAGCTTTTCGGCACCGAGACGACGATGCCGGGCCCGACCGGCGAGAGCAACGCGCTCGCCATGCGCGGCCGCGGCGTCTTCGTCGCGATCTCGCCGTGGAACTTTCCGCTGGCGATTTTCCTCGGCCAGGTCACAGCGGCGCTGATGGCCGGCAACAGCGTCGTCGCAAAGCCCGCCGAACAGACGCCGCGCATCGCCCGCGAGGCCATGGCCCTGCTGCACGAAGCCGGCATTCCCAACAGCGCGCTGCACCTCGTCACCGGCGACGGCCGCATCGGCGCCGCGCTGACCGCGCATCCTGACATTGCTGGCGTCGTCTTCACCGGCTCGACCGAGGTCGCGCGTCACATCAACCGGACGCTCGCCGCCAAGGACGGGCCAATCGTGCCGCTGATCGCCGAGACCGGCGGCATCAACGCCATGATTGCGGATGCCACCGCACTGCCCGAGCAGGTCGCAGACGACGTCGTGACCTCCGCGTTCCGTTCCGCCGGCCAGCGCTGCTCCGCGCTCCGGCTGCTGTTCGTGCAGGAGGACGTTGCCGACCGCATGATCGAGATGATCGCGGGCGCTGCGCGCGAGCTGACGATCGGCAATCCCGCAAACATCGCCACACATGTCGGCCCTGTCATCGACGTCGAGGCCAAGCAGCGGCTCGATGCGCATATTGCGCGAATGAAGGGCGAAGCGAAGCTGCACTTTGCCGGCACTGCGCCGGAGGGCTGCTTCGTCGCGCCCCACATCTTCGAGCTGAAGGATGCCAGCCAGCTCGCCGAGGAAGTGTTCGGACCGATCCTGCATGTCGTGCGCTACCGCGCCGAGAACCTCGAGCGCGTTTTGCAGGCAATCGAGCGAACCGGCTACGGCCTCACGCTCGGCGTGCACTCCCGCATCGACGACACGGTCGAAGCCATCATCGACCGCGTTCAGGTCGGCAACATCTACGTCAACCGCAACATGATCGGCGCCGTAGTCGGCGTGCAGCCGTTCGGCGGCAACCGCCTGTCCGGAACCGGACCCAAGGCCGGCGGCCCGCATTATCTCGCGCGCTTCGCCACCGAGCAGACCGTGACCATCAACACCGCAGCCGCCGGCGGCAACGCGGCGCTGCTCGCGGGCGAGGAATGA
- a CDS encoding CaiB/BaiF CoA transferase family protein: MEKGIFAGLKVLDCASFIAAPAAATVLSDFGADVIKIEPPGAGDPYRNLPNLPGYPTGEHNFAWLLEARNKKSLALDLSKPEAQAVLYKLVEEADVFITNMPPPVRGRLGITYDHLAHLNDRLIYASFTGYGEKGEEANKPGFDSNAYWARSGLMDLVRADTDTTPARSVAGMGDHPCAMALYSAIVTALYQREKTGKGSHVASNLMANGVWAASVLAQAKLCGAKFGERRPRERALNAVANHYQCKDGRWLILSLLSEEKQWPTLAKCLGREDLINDPRFATKPDRHARSIELIKIFDETFATRDLAEWRKILDGNGLVFGIVGILDDIPNDKQMLDNEVLVPFENDTMLTISSPIWIDGTKKVQPRKPPGVGEHSDEILRGAGYDEAAIRQLRSKGAVG; encoded by the coding sequence ATGGAAAAAGGCATTTTTGCAGGGCTCAAGGTTCTGGACTGCGCGAGCTTCATCGCGGCGCCTGCGGCAGCGACCGTGCTGTCCGATTTCGGCGCCGACGTCATCAAGATCGAGCCGCCCGGCGCCGGCGATCCCTACCGCAATCTGCCCAACCTGCCCGGCTATCCCACCGGCGAGCACAATTTCGCCTGGCTGCTCGAGGCCCGCAACAAGAAGAGCCTCGCGCTCGATCTCTCCAAGCCCGAGGCGCAGGCCGTGCTCTACAAGCTGGTCGAAGAGGCCGACGTCTTCATCACCAACATGCCGCCGCCGGTGCGCGGCCGGCTCGGCATCACCTATGACCATCTCGCCCATCTCAACGACCGGCTGATCTACGCCTCCTTCACCGGCTATGGCGAGAAGGGCGAGGAAGCCAACAAGCCCGGCTTCGACAGCAATGCCTATTGGGCGCGCTCCGGCCTCATGGACCTGGTCCGCGCCGACACCGACACCACGCCAGCGCGCTCGGTCGCCGGCATGGGCGACCATCCCTGCGCCATGGCGCTGTACAGCGCGATCGTCACCGCGCTCTATCAGCGCGAGAAGACCGGCAAGGGCTCGCATGTCGCCTCCAACCTGATGGCCAACGGCGTGTGGGCGGCGAGCGTGCTGGCGCAGGCAAAGCTCTGCGGCGCCAAGTTCGGCGAGCGGCGCCCGCGCGAGCGCGCGCTCAATGCGGTCGCCAACCACTACCAATGCAAGGACGGCCGCTGGCTGATCCTCTCGCTGCTCAGCGAGGAGAAGCAGTGGCCGACGCTGGCCAAATGCCTCGGCCGCGAGGACCTGATCAACGATCCGCGCTTCGCCACCAAGCCGGACCGTCACGCCCGCTCGATCGAGCTGATCAAGATCTTCGACGAGACGTTTGCGACCAGGGATCTCGCCGAATGGCGCAAGATCCTCGACGGCAACGGGCTGGTGTTCGGCATCGTCGGCATTCTGGACGACATTCCGAACGACAAGCAGATGCTCGACAACGAGGTGCTGGTGCCGTTCGAGAACGACACCATGCTCACGATCTCCAGCCCGATCTGGATCGACGGCACCAAAAAGGTGCAGCCGCGCAAACCGCCCGGCGTCGGCGAGCACAGTGACGAGATTTTGCGTGGCGCGGGATACGACGAAGCCGCGATCAGGCAGCTGCGATCGAAGGGGGCGGTGGGGTAG